A single genomic interval of Lactococcus sp. S-13 harbors:
- a CDS encoding peptide chain release factor 3, producing the protein MNLQEEIQKRRTFAIISHPDAGKTTITEQLLKFGGAIREAGTVKARKTGNFAKSDWMDIEKERGISVTSSVMQFDYAGKRVNILDTPGHEDFSEDTYRTLMAVDAAVMVIDSAKGIEAQTKKLFQVVKRRGIPVFTFINKLDRDGREPLDLLSELEEILGIASVPMNWPIGMGKNFQGLYDFTHGRVEVYQPEDDKRFVEFDENGEVPASHPLTKNPFFTQALEDAELLLDAGNQFSKEEVTAGQLTPVFFGSALTSFGVQTFLETFLDYAPEPHSHKTVDEEEIEPLNPDFSGFIFKIQANMDPRHRDRIAFVRIVSGEFERGMDVNLVRTGKKMKLSNVTQFMAESRENVENAVAGDIIGVYDTGTYQVGDTLATGKLKKAFEPLPTFTPELFMRVQAKNVMKQKSFQKGIEQLVQEGAIQLYKAYTTGDVMLGAVGQLQFEVFKDRMEREYSSETVMTPMGSKTVRWIREEDLDEKMSSSRNILARDRFDHPLFLFENEFAMRWFKDKYPDVELLEQFSV; encoded by the coding sequence ATGAATTTACAAGAAGAAATACAGAAACGTCGGACTTTCGCCATCATCAGTCACCCGGATGCTGGTAAGACGACAATTACAGAACAATTGCTGAAGTTTGGTGGCGCAATTCGTGAAGCGGGGACGGTTAAGGCCCGCAAAACAGGAAATTTTGCTAAATCTGACTGGATGGACATTGAAAAAGAACGGGGAATTTCGGTTACTTCGTCAGTGATGCAGTTTGACTATGCTGGTAAGCGTGTCAACATTTTGGATACACCAGGGCACGAAGATTTCTCAGAAGATACTTATCGGACGCTCATGGCGGTGGACGCTGCAGTGATGGTAATTGACAGCGCCAAAGGGATTGAAGCACAAACGAAAAAACTTTTTCAAGTTGTTAAACGCCGTGGGATTCCTGTCTTTACTTTCATCAATAAACTTGACCGTGACGGGCGTGAACCGCTGGATTTGTTGTCGGAGTTGGAAGAGATTCTTGGGATCGCTTCTGTGCCGATGAATTGGCCAATCGGGATGGGGAAAAATTTCCAAGGACTCTATGATTTTACACATGGTCGTGTGGAAGTTTATCAGCCTGAGGATGATAAGCGCTTTGTGGAATTTGATGAAAATGGGGAAGTGCCGGCTAGTCATCCTTTGACAAAAAATCCTTTCTTTACTCAAGCTTTGGAAGATGCTGAATTACTTTTGGATGCTGGAAATCAATTTTCAAAAGAAGAAGTGACTGCTGGGCAATTGACTCCCGTCTTCTTTGGCTCGGCTTTGACAAGCTTTGGGGTACAAACTTTCTTGGAAACCTTCTTGGACTATGCACCAGAGCCACATTCGCATAAAACAGTAGATGAGGAAGAAATTGAACCTTTGAATCCTGATTTTTCTGGTTTTATTTTCAAAATCCAAGCGAATATGGATCCGCGTCACCGTGACCGAATTGCTTTTGTGCGGATTGTCTCTGGTGAATTTGAGCGCGGCATGGATGTGAATTTGGTGCGTACAGGAAAGAAAATGAAGTTGTCAAATGTGACACAGTTTATGGCAGAATCTCGTGAAAATGTGGAAAATGCGGTAGCTGGGGACATTATTGGGGTTTACGACACAGGGACTTATCAGGTCGGTGATACGCTGGCAACGGGCAAATTGAAAAAAGCTTTCGAGCCTTTGCCAACCTTCACGCCAGAACTTTTCATGCGTGTTCAAGCGAAAAATGTCATGAAACAAAAATCTTTCCAAAAAGGGATTGAGCAATTGGTTCAAGAAGGAGCCATTCAGCTCTACAAGGCTTACACGACTGGCGATGTCATGCTTGGTGCTGTGGGGCAATTGCAGTTTGAAGTGTTTAAAGATCGTATGGAGCGGGAATACAGCTCAGAAACAGTCATGACGCCAATGGGCTCAAAAACGGTGCGTTGGATTAGAGAAGAAGATTTGGACGAAAAAATGTCAAGTTCACGCAATATTTTAGCGCGTGATCGCTTTGACCATCCGTTGTTCTTGTTTGAAAATGAATTTGCGATGCGTTGGTTCAAAGATAAGTACCCCGATGTTGAATTGTTGGAACAATTTTCCGTTTAA
- a CDS encoding DEAD/DEAH box helicase: MKFSELGLSEGIVNTLTEIGYEQPTPIQEQTIKLALEGRDVLGQAQTGTGKTAAFGLPTIEKINASNPAIQALVIAPTRELAVQGQEELFRFGKSKGLKVRTVFGGSSIEKQIKGLKAGAHIVVGTPGRLVDLIKRKAIKLDQLETLILDEADEMLNMGFLEDIHFIIEKTPEARQTLLFSATMPADIKKIGVKFMKNPEHIKIAAKEMTADRIDQYFVKTKEFEKFDVLTRLLDVERPELAIVFGRTKRRVDELIRGLKLRGYRAEGMHGDLDQNKRLAVLRDFKAGHIDVLVATDVAARGLDVSGVTHVYNYDITQDQESYVHRIGRTGRAGKSGRSVTFVSYNEMGYLRAIEKLTNKEMKGLKPPTKEEAYEASLSVAMDDVLRDLTDEAGKAKLAKFDKQAESLLEKFDAKELVALLLQGRVKDPDNQEEVKITAERPLPFNGEGKGFNKKGKGGGGRYKGRGNGDRDGNRGGYRGNRDGKDGERGGDRKRNWKDRDDNRGGYRGKRDDRRFDDRKAGEKTPRKRTTGTEKSAGFVMRSRGDK; this comes from the coding sequence ATGAAATTTAGTGAACTCGGTCTGTCAGAAGGAATCGTAAATACACTTACAGAGATTGGTTACGAGCAACCAACTCCAATCCAAGAACAAACCATTAAATTGGCGCTTGAAGGGCGTGACGTTCTTGGTCAAGCACAAACAGGGACTGGTAAAACAGCAGCATTTGGTCTTCCAACGATTGAAAAAATCAATGCTTCAAATCCAGCAATCCAAGCGCTTGTCATTGCTCCAACTCGTGAACTTGCCGTTCAGGGTCAAGAAGAGCTTTTCCGTTTTGGAAAATCAAAAGGACTTAAAGTCCGCACTGTTTTCGGTGGTTCAAGCATTGAAAAACAAATTAAAGGCCTCAAAGCTGGTGCGCATATCGTTGTAGGTACACCAGGACGTTTGGTGGACTTGATCAAACGTAAAGCAATTAAATTGGATCAACTTGAAACTTTGATTCTTGATGAAGCAGATGAAATGCTCAACATGGGATTCTTGGAAGATATTCATTTTATCATTGAAAAAACACCAGAAGCTCGTCAAACATTGCTTTTCTCAGCAACAATGCCTGCTGACATCAAAAAAATTGGTGTGAAATTCATGAAAAATCCTGAACACATCAAAATTGCAGCTAAAGAAATGACGGCTGACCGTATTGATCAATATTTTGTAAAAACAAAAGAATTTGAAAAATTTGATGTTTTGACTCGTTTGCTTGATGTTGAACGTCCAGAACTTGCCATTGTTTTCGGTCGTACAAAACGTCGTGTTGACGAATTGATTCGTGGGCTTAAACTCCGTGGTTACCGTGCTGAAGGAATGCACGGCGACTTGGATCAAAACAAACGTTTGGCTGTTTTGCGCGATTTTAAAGCAGGACACATTGACGTTTTGGTGGCAACTGACGTTGCAGCACGTGGACTTGACGTATCTGGCGTAACTCACGTTTATAACTATGATATTACTCAAGACCAAGAAAGCTACGTTCACCGTATCGGTCGTACCGGTCGTGCTGGTAAATCTGGTCGCTCTGTGACTTTTGTTTCTTACAATGAAATGGGCTACTTGCGTGCCATTGAAAAATTGACAAACAAAGAAATGAAAGGCTTGAAACCACCAACAAAAGAGGAAGCTTATGAAGCCTCACTTTCTGTTGCGATGGACGACGTTTTGCGTGATTTGACAGATGAAGCTGGTAAAGCAAAATTGGCTAAATTTGACAAACAAGCTGAAAGTTTGTTGGAAAAATTTGACGCTAAAGAATTGGTAGCTCTGCTTCTCCAAGGACGCGTCAAAGACCCAGACAATCAAGAAGAAGTCAAAATCACAGCTGAACGCCCATTGCCATTCAATGGTGAAGGTAAAGGCTTCAACAAAAAAGGTAAAGGCGGCGGCGGACGCTATAAAGGCCGTGGAAATGGCGACCGTGACGGCAATCGTGGTGGATACCGTGGTAATCGTGATGGTAAAGATGGCGAACGCGGTGGAGATCGTAAACGTAATTGGAAAGATCGCGATGACAATCGTGGAGGTTACCGTGGAAAACGCGATGACCGTCGTTTCGATGACCGCAAAGCTGGCGAAAAAACACCACGCAAACGCACAACAGGCACTGAAAAATCAGCTGGTTTTGTAATGCGTAGCCGTGGCGATAAATAA
- the era gene encoding GTPase Era, giving the protein MTNNKFKSGFVAILGRPNVGKSTFMNHVMGQKIAIMSDKPQTTRNKIQGIYTTENEQIVFIDTPGIHKPHNALGDFMVQSAYSTLRECDVVLFMVAADEPRSTGENMIIERLKKAEVPVILVVNKIDKVHPDRLFETVSDYTSQMEFAEVVPISAKEGNNTERLLSTLSEKLDEGPQYFPEDQITDHPERFLVSEMIREKILLLTREEVPHSIAVTTDQMTRDEETGKIHIMATIIVERKSQKGIILGKGGDMIRKIGKMARRDIEIMLGDKVYLETWVKIKNDWRDRKMDLADFGYNRDDYM; this is encoded by the coding sequence ATGACAAATAACAAATTTAAATCAGGTTTTGTGGCGATTTTAGGTCGTCCAAATGTTGGTAAATCAACATTTATGAACCACGTGATGGGGCAAAAAATTGCCATCATGTCTGACAAACCGCAAACAACACGAAATAAAATTCAAGGGATTTACACGACTGAAAATGAGCAAATTGTTTTCATTGATACCCCAGGAATTCACAAACCACACAATGCTTTGGGTGATTTCATGGTGCAATCTGCTTACTCTACTCTGCGCGAATGTGATGTCGTTTTGTTCATGGTAGCTGCTGATGAGCCACGTTCAACGGGTGAAAACATGATCATTGAACGTTTGAAAAAAGCTGAAGTGCCAGTTATTTTGGTGGTCAATAAAATTGACAAAGTTCACCCTGATCGTCTTTTTGAAACCGTTTCTGATTACACTTCACAAATGGAATTTGCGGAAGTTGTCCCTATTTCAGCCAAAGAAGGCAACAATACTGAGCGACTTTTGAGTACTTTGTCTGAAAAATTGGACGAAGGCCCTCAATATTTCCCAGAAGATCAGATTACCGACCATCCAGAGCGTTTCTTAGTTTCCGAAATGATTCGTGAAAAAATCTTGCTTTTGACGCGTGAAGAAGTACCGCACAGCATTGCTGTAACTACTGATCAAATGACGCGTGATGAAGAAACAGGAAAAATTCACATCATGGCAACCATCATCGTTGAGCGTAAGAGCCAAAAAGGAATTATTCTCGGCAAAGGTGGCGATATGATTCGCAAGATTGGTAAAATGGCCCGCCGTGACATTGAAATCATGCTTGGTGATAAAGTTTATCTTGAAACATGGGTCAAAATCAAGAACGATTGGCGTGATCGCAAAATGGATTTAGCCGATTTTGGTTACAATCGTGATGATTATATGTAA
- the asnB gene encoding asparagine synthase B, protein MCGFLFMESSDLTVAEFKGNLQLIEHRGPDDLQHVRDTLGNDFGFCRLSIMDLSDLGRQPFGLNGKRLMCNGEVYNFLSLRKFLETQDYKFTGDSDCEVLLPLFEVMGIETMVKMLDAEFAFVLVDENTGEIFAARDPFGIRPLFYGYNKATGKISFASEAKALVSTCEKITPFPPGYYFANGEFHVYNDIADVSGIVEEPLAEISGHIRRKLERAVKKRLHADAPMGYLLSGGLDSSLVCAIAARELEQPIKTFAIGMETDPIDLKYAREVADFLRTDHTEVLMTKDDVLGALRDVIWHLETWDITTIRASIGMYLICKYIHENTDLKVLMTGEVSDEMFGYKYTDFAPSASAFQKEAQKRVHELYMYDVLRADRCLAAHSLEARVPFADLDFASYVMSINPSRKLNTYGKGKYLLRHAFEGTELLPDEILFREKAAFSDAVGHSMVDYLKAYAEEKYSDEDLSNAAQKYPSHTPFTKESLLYREIFEEFYPGYNDWILDFWMPNREWVGAEVNDPSARVLSNYGDSGK, encoded by the coding sequence ATGTGTGGCTTTTTGTTTATGGAATCATCTGATTTGACAGTGGCGGAGTTCAAGGGCAATTTGCAGTTGATTGAACATCGGGGACCCGACGATTTACAGCACGTCCGCGATACTTTGGGCAATGATTTTGGCTTTTGTCGCTTGTCAATCATGGATTTGTCAGACTTGGGTCGCCAACCTTTTGGGTTAAATGGCAAACGTTTGATGTGCAATGGTGAAGTCTATAATTTCTTAAGTTTACGCAAATTTTTGGAAACCCAAGATTACAAATTTACGGGCGATTCCGACTGTGAAGTGCTTTTGCCTCTTTTTGAGGTCATGGGTATTGAAACAATGGTCAAGATGTTGGACGCTGAGTTTGCCTTTGTTCTGGTTGATGAAAATACTGGTGAAATCTTTGCCGCCCGTGATCCTTTTGGTATCCGCCCACTTTTTTACGGGTACAATAAAGCGACAGGGAAAATTTCGTTTGCCTCAGAAGCCAAAGCTTTAGTGTCAACTTGTGAAAAAATCACCCCATTCCCACCAGGTTATTATTTTGCGAATGGGGAATTTCATGTTTATAATGACATTGCAGATGTTTCTGGCATTGTTGAAGAACCCTTAGCAGAAATCTCAGGTCATATTCGCCGCAAATTGGAACGGGCAGTTAAAAAACGTCTGCACGCCGATGCACCGATGGGTTATCTCTTGTCTGGTGGCTTGGATTCATCATTGGTCTGTGCCATTGCCGCCCGCGAATTGGAACAGCCCATCAAAACGTTCGCAATTGGAATGGAAACTGATCCAATTGACCTCAAATACGCTCGTGAAGTTGCCGATTTCTTGCGAACTGATCACACGGAAGTGCTGATGACCAAAGATGACGTGCTTGGTGCGCTTAGAGATGTTATTTGGCACTTGGAAACTTGGGATATTACGACGATTCGAGCGTCCATTGGGATGTATTTGATTTGCAAATATATTCATGAAAATACAGATTTGAAAGTTTTGATGACTGGCGAAGTGTCTGACGAGATGTTTGGCTACAAGTACACGGACTTTGCGCCGTCAGCATCTGCCTTTCAAAAGGAAGCACAAAAGCGAGTACACGAGCTTTATATGTATGATGTGCTACGCGCTGACCGTTGCCTAGCTGCTCATTCCTTGGAAGCGCGGGTTCCTTTTGCCGATTTGGATTTTGCAAGTTATGTGATGTCGATCAATCCAAGTCGAAAACTCAATACTTATGGCAAAGGAAAATACCTTTTGCGCCATGCTTTTGAGGGAACAGAACTTCTGCCAGATGAGATTTTATTCCGGGAAAAAGCCGCTTTTTCCGACGCTGTTGGCCACTCTATGGTCGATTATTTGAAGGCATATGCTGAAGAAAAATATTCGGACGAAGACTTGTCAAATGCGGCACAGAAATATCCGAGCCACACACCGTTTACTAAAGAATCCCTGCTCTATCGCGAAATTTTTGAAGAGTTTTATCCAGGATATAATGATTGGATTCTTGATTTTTGGATGCCAAATCGAGAATGGGTAGGTGCAGAGGTGAACGATCCATCAGCACGTGTCTTATCGAACTACGGCGAT